The Dromaius novaehollandiae isolate bDroNov1 chromosome 5, bDroNov1.hap1, whole genome shotgun sequence genome window below encodes:
- the MUC6 gene encoding mucin-6 yields MFQTALLLIFCSFLQGTAFEGNYWPHFFLQRQKESLQRILGKDSCSTWGGGHFSTFDKYQYDFTGTCNYIFATICDETSPDFNIQLRRGLNKKIARIIIELGPSVITVEKGSIFVRSVGVIKLPYTSNGIQIAPYGRNIRLVAKMMEMELVVMWNNDDYLMVLTEKKYMGKTCGMCGNYDGQELNDFVNEGKLLDTYKFAALQKMDDPSEICLSEEISISAIRHKQYAMICSQLLNLVSPACSVPKEGFIIRCQLDMQDCSEPGQNNCTCSTLSEYSRQCAMSHQMVFNWRNENFCSVGKCSANQIYEECGSPCIKTCSNPEYSCSSHCTYGCFCPEGTVLDDISENRTCVHIKQCPCSLNGKKYAPGETMKAACRSCKCTMGQWNCIDLPCPGRCSLEGGSFVTTFDSRSYRFHGVCTYVLMKSSSLPHNGTLMAVYGKSGYSHSETSLSAVIYLSTKDKIVISQNELLTDDDELKRLPYRSGDITIFRQSSIYIQMYTTFGLELVVQTSPVFQAYVKVGPQFKGRTLGLCGNYNGDTTDDFMTSMDITEGTASLFVDSWRAGNCQPAVERDTDPCAMSQLNKISAETHCSVLTKKGTVFEKCHAVVNPIPFYKRCVYQACNYEETFPYICSALGSYARTCSSMGLILENWRNSMDNCTIPCTGNQTFSYNAQACDRTCLSLSNRALECHPTDIPIEGCNCPKGTYLNHKNECVRKSHCPCYLEDRKYILPDQSTITGGITCYCVNGRLSCTGKPQNPAESCKAPKKYVSCSDSLENKYGATCAPTCQMLATGIECVPTKCESGCVCTNGLYENLDGMCVPAEECPCEYGGLAYGRNEQIQTECEICTCIRGKWKCVQKSRCSSTCNLYGEGHITTFDGQRFVFDGNCEYILAMDGCSVNRPLSSFKIVTENVICGKSGVTCSRSISIYLGNLTFILRDETFSVSGENPLVRYKVKKNALHLMFDIVIPGKYNMTLIWNKHMNFFIKISRETQETICGLCGNYNGNMRDDFETRSKYVASNELEFVNSWKENPLCGDVYFVVDPCSKNPYRKAWAEKTCSIINSQVFSACHNKVNRMPYYEACVRDSCGCDLGGDCECMCDAIAVYAMACLDKGLCIDWRTPEFCPVYCDYYNSHKKSGSEDAYSYDYSSDNCTWRYRPCNCPNQNYKYVNIEGCYNCSHDEYFDYEKGQCMPCGEEHTSTTPETSSPSTVKTVQPKVTRGSTSVTVPMTTLPTALTTASAATISTETTKPTITSKITIPRTSSASPLATIKSTTEHTTSVFITPTMTTTISTPSITTSTKRAMTMKPKPTPTASSTTLSTETEKVRFTTPPIKTTIKRKMTTTSTPAHATSQIATFTKPKLTTLAITHKKPTVPPVTTRRTTPATSASSTSKTSVSRETSPTSSPKVPLTRTTWIPSSPPTTSASSTPLSTRLPFAPPSTVSTESPTTTRPKPTPTTLTSRASSATTRVSTETLPAESSAPSTAKTSPLPSSAASPSSTVFSTPLSPSHAAITHKKPTVPPVTTRRTTPATSASSTSKTSVSRETSPTSSPKVPLTRTTRIPSSPPTTSASSTPLSTRLPFAPPSTVSTESPTTTRPKPTPTTLTSRASSATTRVSTETLPAESSAPSTAKTSPLPSSAASPSSTVSSTPPSPSLPTVTHKKPTVPPVTTRRTTPATSASSTSKTSVSRETSPTSSPKVPLTRTTRIPSSPPTTSASSTPLSTRLPFAPPSTVSTESPTTTRPKPTPTTLTSRASSATTRVSTETLPAESSAPSTAKTSPLPSSAASPSSTVSSTPPSPSLPTVTHKKPTVPPVTTRRTTPATSASSTSKTSVSRETSPTSSPKVPLTRTTRIPSSPPTTSASSTPLSTRLPFAPPSTVSTESPTTTRPKPTPTTLTSRASSATTRVSTETLPAESSAPSTAKTSPLPSSAASPSSTVSSTPPSPSLPTVTHKKPTVPPVTTRRTTPATSASSTSKTSVSRETSPKVPLTRTTRIPSSPPTTSASSTPLSTRLPFAPPSTVSTESPTTTRPKPTPTTLTSRASSATTRVSTETLPAESSAPSTAKTSPLPSSAASPSSTVSSTPPSPSLPTVTHKKPTVPPVTTRRTTPATSASSTSKTSVSRETSPKVPLTRTTRIPSSPPTTSASSTPLSTRLPFAPPSTVSTESPTTTRPKPTPTTLTSRASSATTRVSTETLPAESSAPSTAKTSPLPSSAASPSSTVSSTPPSPSLPTVTHKKPTVPPVTTRRTTPATSASSTSKTSVSRETSPKVPLTRTTRIPSSPPTTSASSTPLSTRLPFAPPSTVSTESPTTTRPKPTPTTLTSRASSATTRVSTETLPAESSAPSTAKTSPLPSSASSPSSTVSSTPPSPSLPTVTHKKPTVPPVTTRRTTPATSASSTSKTSVSRETSPKVPLTRTTRIPSSPPTTSASSTPLSTRLPFAPPSTVSTESPTTTRPKPTPTTLTSRASSATTRVSTETLPAESSAPSTAKTSPLPSSAASPSSTVSSTPPSPSLPTVTHKKPTVPPVTTRRTTPATSASSTSKTSVSRETSPKVPLTRTTQIPSSPPTTSASSTPLSTRLPFAPPSTVSTESPTTTRPKPTPTTLTSRASSATTRVSTETLPAESSAPSTAKTSPLPSSAASPSSTVSSTPPSPSLPTVTHKKPTVPPVTTRRTTPATSASSTSKTSVSRETSPTSSPKVPLTRTTRIPSSPPTTSASSTPLSTRLPFAPPSTVSTESPTTTRPKPTPTTLTSRASSATTRVSTETLPAESSAPSTAKTSPLPSSAASPSSTVSSTPPSPSLPTVTHKKPTVPPVTTRRTTPATSASSTSKTSVSRETSPKVPLTRTTRIPSSPPTTSASSTPLSTRLPFAPPSTVSTESPTTTTPKPASATLSPSTFRSTRSTTFLSFSANTTSASTSRGPTSSIRILTSISGKSTPVMIPSVLSTRVTFAPIVITSASTEIPSVRRTSLQTTTPTTTRVTSSPFFTSKLTTSLASARSVTVPQEICREVEYEDTITYKGCSVNVTLVRCEGSCPSSAKLNVENMMVNTICGCCMPLALQKKELQLPCQDPDNPGKRLITEIIIFSGCVCDFDSCIR; encoded by the exons GTAAATTGCTGGATACATACAAGTTTGCTGCATTACAAAAAATGGATGATCCATCAGAGATCTGCCTGTCTGAGGAGATATCAATTTCTGCCATTCGTCACAAACAATAT gcCATGATCTGCTCCCAGCTACTCAACCTGGTGTCACCAGCCTGCAGTGTGCCAAAGGAAGGGTTTATCATTCGTTGTCAGCTTGATATGCAGGACTGCAGTGAGCCAGGACAAAACAATTGTACTTGCTCTACGCTGTCAGAGTATTCAAGGCAATGTGCTATGTCCCATCAAATGGTGTTCAACTGGAGGAATGAAAACTTCTGCT CTGTGGGAAAATGTTCTGCTAACCAAATCTATGAGGAATGTGGTTCTCCATGTATTAAAACCTGTTCCAACCCAGAGTACAGCTGTTCCAGTCACTGTACCTATGGTTGCTTTTGTCCAGAAG GGACTGTTCTTGATGACATCTCAGAGAATCGAACATGTGTTCACATTAAGCAGTGCCCATGTTCActaaatgggaaaaaatatgcTCCTGGTGAGACAATGAAAGCAGCATGTAGAAGCTG TAAATGTACAATGGGTCAGTGGAACTGCATAGACTTGCCTTGCCCTGGAAGGTGTTCCCTGGAAGGAGGCTCCTTTGTTACCACGTTTGATTCTAGGTCCTACAGGTTCCATGGAGTTTGCACTTATGTTCTCATGAAG AGTTCCAGCCTGCCGCACAATGGAACCCTAATGGCTGTATATGGGAAGTCTGGTTACTCTCATTCTGAGACATCACTTAGTGCTGTAATTTACCTGTCTACAAAG GACAAAATTGTGATTTCTCAAAATGAACTCCTTACTGATGATGATGAACTTAAGCGGCTACCTTACAGATCAG GTGACATCACTATTTTCAGACAGTCCTCAATCTACATTCAAATGTATACAACCTTTGGGCTGGAACTTGTAGTTCAAACATCACCTGTGTTCCAGGCCTATGTGAAAGTTGGACCACAATTCAAAGGCAGAACCCTAG GTTTGTGTGGCAATTACAATGGAGACACTACAGATGACTTCATGACTAGCATGGATATCACTGAAGGGACAGCTTCCCTGTTTGTCGATTCCTGGAGGGCGGGAAATTGCCAGCCTGCTGTAGAGAGAGATACTGATCCTTGCGCTATGAGTCAACTGAACA AAATATCTGCTGAGACTCATTGCTCCGTTCTTACTAAGAAGGGTACAGTGTTCGAAAAATGCCATGCTGTGGTGAACCCTATTCCTTTCTACAAG AGATGCGTCTACCAGGCCTGTAATTATGAAGAGACCTTTCCCTATATTTGTTCTGCTCTGGGATCATATGCACGAACATGTAGTTCAATGGGTTTAATCCTTGAAAACTGGAGAAACAGTATGGACAATTGCA CCATTCCTTGTACTGGCAATCAAACATTCAGCTACAATGCTCAGGCATGTGACAGGACATGCCTGTCACTCTCCAACCGAGCCCTGGAATGTCATCCAACTGACATCCCTATTGAAGGCTGCAATTGTCCTAAAGGAACGTACTTGAACCACAAAAATGAATGCGTTCGTAAATCTCATTGTCCCTGCTATTTAGaagatagaaaatacattttacctGACCAGTCAACAATAACTGGTGGGATTACCTG cTACTGTGTTAATGGGAGGCTAAGTTGCACTGGCAAACCTCAAAATCCTGCAG aAAGCTGCAAAGCTCCTAAAAAATATGTATCATGTTCTGACAGTTTAGAAAATAAGTATGGAGCTACATGTGCCCCTACCTGTCAGATGTTAGCCACTGGAATTGAATGT GTACCTACTAAGTGTGAATCAGGCTGTGTCTGTACTAATGGGCTGTATGAGAATCTTGATGGCATGTGTGTACCAGCTGAGGAGTGTCCCTGTGAATATGGTGGTCTTGCTTATGGAAGAAATGAGCAGATCCAAACTGAATGTGAGATCTG CACTTGCATAAGAGGCAAATGGAAATGTGTTCAGAAATCTAGGTGTTCCTCAACATGTAATCTCTATGGAGAAGGTCACATTACCACTTTTGATGGACAGCGCTTTGTGTTTGACGGCAACTGTGAATACATACTAGCTATG gatggcTGCAGTGTTAATAGAcctctttcctcctttaaaaTTGTTACTGAGAACGTCATCTGTGGGAAATCGGGGGTTACCTGCTCCAGATCCATCAGCATTTACCTTGGG aacTTGACATTCATACTGCGAGATGAAACCTTCTCTGTTTCTGGGGAAAATCCTCTAGTGCgatataaagtgaaaaaaaatgcccTTCACCTGATGTTCGATATCGTTATCCCAGGAAAATACAACATGACCCTTATCTGGAACAAGCACATGAACTTCTTCATCAAAATCTCCAGAGAAACACAG GAGACTATCTGTGGTTTGTGTGGGAACTACAATGGCAATATGAGAGATGATTTTGAAACCCGAAGCAAGTATGTGGCATCAAATGAATTGGAGTTTGTCAATTCTTGGAAAGAAAATCCTCTCTGTGGGGATGTATACTTTGTAGTGGACCCCTGTAGCAAGAACCCTTACCGTAAAGCCTGGGCAGAAAAGACATGTTCCATCATCAACAGCCAAGTTTTTTCTGCCTGTCACAATAAG GTGAACCGTATGCCCTATTATGAGGCCTGTGTCCGAGACTCCTGTGGTTGTGACCTTGGAGGGGATTGTGAGTGCATGTGTGATGCCATTGCAGTGTATGCCATGGCATGCTTAGATAAAGGTCTCTGCATTGACTGGAGGACCCCTGAGTTCTGTC ctgtctaTTGTGACTATTACAATTCTCATAAAAAATCAGGAAGTGAGGATGCTTATTCTTATGACTACAGCAGTGACAACTGCACCTGGCGCTACAGACCATGTAACTGTCCAAATCAAAACTACAAATATGTCAACATTGAAG GCTGTTACAACTGTTCTCATGATGAATACTTTGACTATGAGAAGGGACAATGCATGCCATGTG GAGAGGAACACACTAGTACTACACCTGAGACATCTTCACCTTCAACAG taaaaACAGTGCAGCCTAAAGTAACGAGAGGCTCTACTTCAGTCACAGTACCGATGACTACCCTGCCAACAGCACTGACTACTGCTTCTGCAGCTACTATATCAACAGAGACCACTAAGCCAACAATAACTTCAAAAATCACAATTCCAAGAACTTCATCAGCATCACCTCTTGCTACAATAAAGTCAACAACTG AACATACAACATCAGTTTTTATCACACCAACCATGACCACAACAATTTCTACACCTTCCATAACTACCTCAACAAAAAGAGCCATGACCATGAAACCGAAGCCTACGCCTACTGCCTCATCAACCACTCTatcaacagagacagaaaaagtaaGGTTTACCACACCGCCCATCAAGACCACTATCAAAAGGAAAATGACAACCACATCAACACCTGCTCATGCTACATCTCAGATTGCAACTTTCACCAAGCCTAAACTAACAACACTAG CCATCACCCACAAAAAGCCAACCGTGCCGCCTGTGACCACGCGGAGAACCACGCCGGCCACGTCTGCCAGCAGCACCTCCAAGACCTCTGTGTCCAGAGAGAccagccccaccagcagccccaaAGTGCCGCTGACAAGGACAACGTGgatccccagctctcctcccaccACCTCGGCCTCCAGCACGCCACTCAGCACCCGCCTGCCATTTGCCCCCCCGTCCACAGTCTCAACCGAGTCTCCCACGACGACCAGGCCAAAGCCCACGCCTACAACGCTAACGTCCAGAGCCTCTTCCGCCACGACCAGGGTTTCAACAGAGACACTCCCAGCTGAGTCCTCGGCACCCTCCACGGCCAAAACGAGCCCCCTCCCGTCGTCTgctgcttccccttcctccactGTGTTCTCCACGCCACTGAGCCCATCGCATGCCG CCATCACCCACAAAAAGCCAACCGTGCCGCCTGTGACCACGCGGAGAACCACGCCGGCCACGTCTGCCAGCAGCACCTCCAAGACCTCTGTGTCCAGAGAGAccagccccaccagcagccccaaAGTGCCGCTGACAAGGACAACGCGgatccccagctctcctcccaccACCTCGGCCTCCAGCACGCCACTCAGCACCCGCCTGCCATTTGCCCCCCCGTCCACAGTCTCAACCGAGTCTCCCACGACGACCAGGCCAAAGCCCACGCCTACAACGCTAACGTCCAGAGCCTCTTCCGCCACGACCAGGGTTTCAACAGAGACACTCCCAGCTGAGTCCTCGGCACCCTCCACGGCCAAAACGAGCCCCCTCCCGTCGTCTgctgcttccccttcctccactGTGTCCTCCACACCACCGAGCCCATCGCTTCCCA CCGTCACCCACAAAAAGCCAACCGTGCCGCCTGTGACCACGCGGAGAACCACGCCGGCCACGTCTGCCAGCAGCACCTCCAAGACCTCTGTGTCCAGAGAGAccagccccaccagcagccccaaAGTGCCGCTGACAAGGACAACGCGgatccccagctctcctcccaccACCTCGGCCTCCAGCACGCCGCTCAGCACCCGCCTGCCATTTGCCCCCCCGTCCACAGTCTCAACCGAGTCTCCCACGACGACCAGGCCAAAGCCCACGCCTACAACGCTAACGTCCAGAGCCTCTTCCGCCACGACCAGGGTTTCAACAGAGACACTCCCAGCTGAGTCCTCGGCACCCTCCACGGCCAAAACGAGCCCCCTCCCGTCGTCTgctgcttccccttcctccactGTGTCCTCCACACCACCGAGCCCATCGCTTCCCA CCGTCACCCACAAAAAGCCAACCGTGCCGCCTGTGACCACGCGGAGAACCACGCCGGCCACGTCTGCCAGCAGCACCTCCAAGACCTCTGTGTCCAGAGAGAccagccccaccagcagccccaaAGTGCCGCTGACAAGGACAACGCGgatccccagctctcctcccaccACCTCGGCCTCCAGCACGCCGCTCAGCACCCGCCTGCCATTTGCCCCCCCGTCCACAGTCTCAACCGAGTCTCCCACGACGACCAGGCCAAAGCCCACGCCTACAACGCTAACGTCCAGAGCCTCTTCCGCCACGACCAGGGTTTCAACAGAGACACTCCCAGCTGAGTCCTCGGCACCCTCCACGGCCAAAACGAGCCCCCTCCCGTCGTCTgctgcttccccttcctccactGTGTCCTCCACACCACCGAGCCCATCGCTTCCCA CCGTCACCCACAAAAAGCCAACCGTGCCGCCTGTGACCACGCGGAGAACCACGCCGGCCACGTCTGCCAGCAGCACCTCCAAGACCTCTGTGTCCAGAGAGACCAGCCCCAAAGTGCCGCTGACAAGGACAACGCGgatccccagctctcctcccaccACCTCGGCCTCCAGCACGCCGCTCAGCACCCGCCTGCCATTTGCCCCCCCGTCCACAGTCTCAACCGAGTCTCCCACGACGACCAGGCCAAAGCCCACGCCTACAACGCTAACGTCCAGAGCCTCTTCCGCCACGACCAGGGTTTCAACAGAGACACTCCCAGCTGAGTCCTCGGCACCCTCCACGGCCAAAACGAGCCCCCTCCCGTCGTCTgctgcttccccttcctccactGTGTCCTCCACACCACCGAGCCCATCGCTTCCCA CTGTCACCCACAAAAAGCCAACCGTGCCGCCTGTGACCACGCGGAGAACCACGCCGGCCACGTCTGCCAGCAGCACCTCCAAGACCTCTGTGTCCAGAGAGACCAGCCCCAAAGTGCCGCTGACAAGGACAACGCGgatccccagctctcctcccaccACCTCGGCCTCCAGCACGCCGCTCAGCACCCGCCTGCCATTTGCCCCCCCGTCCACAGTCTCAACCGAGTCTCCCACGACGACCAGGCCAAAGCCCACGCCTACAACGCTAACGTCCAGAGCCTCTTCCGCCACGACCAGGGTTTCAACAGAGACACTCCCAGCTGAGTCCTCGGCACCCTCCACGGCCAAAACGAGCCCCCTCCCGTCGTCTgctgcttccccttcctccactGTGTCCTCCACACCACCGAGCCCATCGCTTCCCA CCGTCACCCACAAAAAGCCAACCGTGCCGCCTGTGACCACGCGGAGAACCACGCCGGCCACGTCTGCCAGCAGCACCTCCAAGACCTCTGTGTCCAGAGAGACCAGCCCCAAAGTGCCGCTGACAAGGACAACGCGgatccccagctctcctcccaccACCTCGGCCTCCAGCACGCCGCTCAGCACCCGCCTGCCATTTGCCCCCCCGTCCACAGTCTCAACCGAGTCTCCCACGACGACCAGGCCAAAGCCCACGCCTACAACGCTAACGTCCAGAGCCTCTTCCGCCACGACCAGGGTTTCAACAGAGACACTCCCAGCTGAGTCCTCGGCACCCTCCACGGCCAAAACGAGCCCCCTCCCGTCGTctgcttcttccccttcctccactgTGTCCTCCACACCACCGAGCCCATCGCTTCCCA CCGTCACCCACAAAAAGCCAACCGTGCCGCCTGTGACCACGCGGAGAACCACGCCGGCCACGTCTGCCAGCAGCACCTCCAAGACCTCTGTGTCCAGAGAGACCAGCCCCAAAGTGCCGCTGACAAGGACAACGCGgatccccagctctcctcccaccACCTCAGCCTCCAGCACGCCGCTCAGCACCCGCCTGCCATTTGCCCCCCCGTCCACAGTCTCAACCGAGTCTCCCACGACGACCAGGCCAAAGCCCACGCCTACAACGCTAACGTCCAGAGCCTCTTCCGCCACGACCAGGGTTTCAACAGAGACACTCCCAGCTGAGTCCTCGGCACCCTCCACGGCCAAAACGAGCCCCCTCCCGTCGTCTgctgcttccccttcctccactGTGTCCTCCACACCACCGAGCCCATCGCTTCCCA CCGTCACCCACAAAAAGCCAACCGTGCCGCCTGTGACCACGCGGAGAACCACGCCGGCCACGTCTGCCAGCAGCACCTCCAAGACCTCTGTGTCCAGAGAGACCAGCCCCAAAGTGCCGCTGACAAGGACAACGCAgatccccagctctcctcccaccACCTCGGCCTCCAGCACGCCGCTCAGCACCCGCCTGCCATTTGCCCCCCCGTCCACAGTCTCAACCGAGTCTCCCACGACGACCAGGCCAAAGCCCACGCCTACAACGCTAACGTCCAGAGCCTCTTCCGCCACGACCAGGGTTTCAACAGAGACACTCCCAGCTGAGTCCTCGGCACCCTCCACGGCCAAAACGAGCCCCCTCCCGTCGTCTgctgcttccccttcctccactGTGTCCTCCACACCACCGAGCCCATCGCTTCCCA CCGTCACCCACAAAAAGCCAACCGTGCCGCCTGTGACCACGCGGAGAACCACGCCGGCCACGTCTGCCAGCAGCACCTCCAAGACCTCTGTGTCCAGAGAGAccagccccaccagcagccccaaAGTGCCGCTGACAAGGACAACGCGgatccccagctctcctcccaccACCTCGGCCTCCAGCACGCCGCTCAGCACCCGCCTGCCATTTGCCCCCCCGTCCACAGTCTCAACCGAGTCTCCCACGACGACCAGGCCAAAGCCCACGCCTACAACGCTAACGTCCAGAGCCTCTTCCGCCACGACCAGGGTTTCAACAGAGACACTCCCAGCTGAGTCCTCGGCACCCTCCACGGCCAAAACGAGCCCCCTCCCGTCGTCTgctgcttccccttcctccactGTGTCCTCCACACCACCGAGCCCATCGCTTCCCA CCGTCACCCACAAAAAGCCAACCGTGCCGCCTGTGACCACGCGGAGAACCACGCCGGCCACGTCTGCCAGCAGCACCTCCAAGACCTCTGTGTCCAGAGAGACCAGCCCCAAAGTGCCGCTGACAAGGACAACACGgatccccagctctcctcccaccACCTCGGCCTCCAGCACGCCGCTCAGCACCCGCCTGCCATTTGCCCCCCCGTCCACAGTCTCAACTGAGTCTCCCACGACGACTACACCCAAGCCTGCATCTGCAACCCTTTCTCCTTCAACCTTTAGGTCTACAAGGAGtaccacatttctttctttctccgcAAACACTACCAGTGCCTCTACTTCACGTGGCCCAACTTCATCTATAAGAATTCTTACCAGTATCTCTGGCAAGTCAACTCCAGTTATGATACCAAGTGTCTTATCTACCAGAGTTACTTTTGCTCCCATTGTCATTACTAGTGCTTCTACAGAAATCCCATCAGTTCGAAGGACTTCATTGCAAACAACGACACCAACCACCACCCGCGTCACATCATCTCCTTTTTTCACTTCCAAACTCACAACATCCTTGGCTTCTGCTAGATCAGTAACAGTGCCACAAG